Proteins from one Coregonus clupeaformis isolate EN_2021a chromosome 29, ASM2061545v1, whole genome shotgun sequence genomic window:
- the LOC121544738 gene encoding pinin has product MAVAVGSLQAQLEKAKESLKNVDDNIRKLTGRDPNELRPGQARRPTIPGVGGGRGRGINLLRRGLSDIGGGPGGPPAKQRDIEGALLRLAGDQRARRDSRHDSDAEDDDDVKKPALQSSVVATSKERTRRDLIQDQTMDERGKQRNRRMFGLLMGTLQKFKQESNVATDRQKKRIEIEQKLEVQAEQERKKVEGERRELFDERRAKQTELRLLEQKVELAYLQEEWNVHNTKMVKYIRSKTKPPIFYLPGRMCSATQKLLDESQKKMNIMFEERREAFAEYLNKMEARPRRQSQRDNALVKDLKKEDQEEGKPTGQVVKVTGNRFDVEMEDEATLEKEEGDEGVMRKEDRKKKPGEKVREQEPKKGENKADKREESEENGQDTRIVEFREVEEQMEVTAVVREAEWQVGDQGKKMEDSPVMAGGEVGNEKKVEEPQQQVKVEKEKKRLQNQDPTAVSDDQEKSVEMQPTEDEPHTEVSIPLHSEPNPSVEVSDGGSIAPEVQIPLLEAGTDPEPLTTEQSQEADQGAMKQTTDLQAAQDDAAPKVLEPLCEERSRGCEKAKDNKGDGGGGGRNSSSSSSSSSGSSSSGSSGSSTGSSSRSSSSSGSSSSSSSSRSRSRGRKDKKHRRKPSERERKKGGGEKSHKSSKCSGRESKGSKDKGSKSDRKRTTSEGCRSGKRSSRGDRDRKSDRKEKRR; this is encoded by the exons ACCTGGCCAAGCTAGAAGGCCAACCATCCCAGGCGTTGGAGGAGGTAGGGGGCGAGGAATCAACTTGTTAAG ACGTGGACTCTCCGACATCGGCGGTGGACCTGGAGGACCCCCAGCTAAACAGAGGGATATTGAAGGGGCCCTCCTGAG GCTGGCCGGTGACCAGCGAGCGAGGAGAGATTCACGCCATGACAGTGACGCTGAGGATGATGACGATGTCAAAAAG CCAGCGTTGCAGTCATCAGTAGTAGCTACCTCCAAGGAACGTACGCGTCGAGACCTGATTCAGGATCAGACCATGGATGAGAGGGGAAAACAAAG GAATCGACGCATGTTTGGCCTGTTGATGGGAACATTACAGAAATTTAAGCAGGAATCTAATGTGGCAACAGATCGG CAAAAGAAACGCATTGAGATTGAACAAAAATTGGAAGTTCAAGCAGAACAAGAACGCAAGAAAGTAGAGGGCGAAAGACGAGAGCTCTTTGATGAGAGGCGTGCCAAGCAGACAGAGCTGAGACTGTTGGAACAGAAAGTGGAGCTTGCTTACTTG CAAGAGGAGTGGAATGTGCACAATACAAAAATGGTCAAGTACATCCGCTCAAAGACCAAGCCACCCATCTTCTATCTGCCTGGGAGGATGTGCTCAGCCACTCAGAAGCTCTTGGACGAGTCGCAGAAAAAAATGAATA TTATGTTTGAGGAGAGACGCGAGGCATTTGCCGAGTATCTGAATAAGATGGAGGCTCGCCCTCGACGCCAGTCTCAGAGGGACAACGCTCTGGTTAAGGACCTGAAGAAAGAAGATCAAGAGGAGGGTAAGCCCACGGGTCAGGTAGTCAAAGTGACAGGTAACCGGTTTGATGTGGAGATGGAGGATGAGGCAACACTAGAGAaggaagagggggatgagggtGTAATGCGTAAGGAGGACAGAAAGAAAAAGCCAGGAGAGAAAGTCAGGGAGCAGGAGCCTAAGAAGGGGGAGAATAAGGCAGACAAGAGGGAGGAGAGTGAGGAAAATGGTCAAGACACTAGAATAGTAGAGTTCAGAGAGGTGGAAGAGCAGATGGAGGTTACTGCAGTGGTGAGGGAGGCTGAGTGGCAGGTCGGGGATCAGGGTAAGAAGATGGAGGATAGTCCAGTGATGGCTGGGGGAGAGGTAGGTAATGAGAAGAAAGTAGAAGAACCGCAGCAACAGGTTAAGGTAGAAAAGGAAAAGAAGCGCCTTCAGAATCAGGACCCCACAGCTGTGTCAGACGACCAGGAGAAAAGCGTCGAAATGCAACCAACTGAAGATGAGCCACATACAGAAGTGTCCATACCCCTGCACTCAGAGCCCAACCCTAGTGTGGAAGTCTCTGATGGAGGATCTATAGCCCCTGAGGTTCAGATCCCCCTGCTGGAGGCTGGAACAGATCCTGAGCCTCTCACAACAGAGCAGAGCCAAGAGGCTGATCAAGGCGCCATGAAGCAGACTACTGATCTCCAGGCTGCCCAGGATGATGCTGCCCCCAAGGTGCTGGAGCCTCTGTGCGAGGAAAGAAGCAGGGGATGTGAAAAGGCAAAGGACAATAAGGgagatggtggtggtggcggCAGGAACAGCAGTAGCTCCTCTAGCAGCTCCTCTGGCTCCTCGTCCAGCGGGAGCTCCGGCTCCTCTACTGGCTCCTCCAGCAGGAGCAGCTCCTCCAGCGGCAGCTCCTCTTCCAGCTCGTCTAGCAGGAGTCGCAGCCGGGGGAGGAAGGACAAGAAGCATAGGAGGAAGCCGTccgagagggagaggaagaagggaggaggtgagaagagCCATAAGTCATCCAAGTGCAGTGGTCGTGAATCCAAAGGTTCCAAAGACAAGGGCTCTAAGTCTGACAGGAAGAGGACCACCTCTGAGGGCTGCCGGTCAGGGAAGAGGTCCTCTCGCGGTGACAGGGATCGCAAGTCTGATAGGAAGGAAAAAAGACGTTAA